The Vanrija pseudolonga chromosome 1, complete sequence genomic sequence CGGACCGTTCGTGTACTCGCTTGCCTTGTTGTGGCTCGACATGGGGTTGAGGAACAGGTTGTCGAGCAAGGTGAGCTCGTATGGGAGGGTCGTGGGCGGAAGAGGAGCGGGGAAGGGCGCGTCATTCGGTAAggggtcgtcgcgcgacgaggagatgggTGCTCCACGGAAGCGGCCGCCTGGCGACAAACGACCCGGCACCTcgtggcgaggcggcgacaTCTTTGACAGCTGCTGGAAGAGCGACTGGGACACGCTGCGCATTGTGTCGTGACAGGCGCTGGCAGAGGGGACGCGGGCTGGAGAGGGTTAGCTTGAGGTCATCTCAACACACGCGCTACTCACGAGAAAGGGACTCGAGAACAGCCAGACACGACTCGATGTCCATCATCGCCTCATCCAAGGTAGGCACACCGGCGCCCCCACCCAAGCTGTAGAGATTGGAGAAGGCGTAGAGGAACGATAGACCAGCCATGAATGAGAAGTGACTCGTCATCCACAGCCAGCTGATCCTGTTGTTGAGCTGCATCCTGCGGTAAATGCGGATGATGTAGCTCGAGCTCGCAAGCACCGTCGCGAGCGCAGCACGGCCAGGCTTGGGGTTACCACGCGATGGCCTGAAGAGCAGCAGGCACGAGTTGTGGAACGAGATGGCGTAACCCTCGGAGGATACCGTTCCGCGAGGttcgggcgagcgggcgagccaGTCCTTGAGGCGCTCAAACATGTCATCAAACCactcgggcttgggcttgggcatGCCGTTGACACCATACGTGTTGTTGAGGATCTCGGACTGGAGCTGGCGGAGCTTGACCGTGTGAGCAAACACAGCCTTGTAGGGGCACGCCTCGCCGGTGAGAGGGCCAAATGATCCAGCGTGGATGTCCACGTCATGCTGCAATGCAGGCATGGGGACGTGGATGAAGCCATCGGGGATACCCGGCGGCCTGCCGAGCGACTGGGACAACAAGCGGTCCATCTTGTACGTGATCCAGAAGAGACGGCGGCGCATGTCGAtctcgaggttgtcgagcttTTCGGCTTGCGCATTGTTCGAGTTGTGgaagccgaggtcgacgcaCGTGCGGGTAGCGAGTCCGACGAGGAACCAGATCGACCCCTTGTCTGGGTTGAGGAGCGAGTACCAGACCAACAACAAGATGGCCTGCAGGCCAATGTAGCTCTGGGCCTcgaacacggcgtcgaggtgcttCAATGCCTCGGCGTGGAAGGCTTCAGAGCAagcgcgcagctcgtctgGAGGGTCGACGAACCGCGAGCTGGCCATCGTACTGAGCGCGAGAACCATCATGACGACGAAGACGTCACTCTCGTCGACGTCTGTGCCCTCGCGCATGCGCTGGAGCTGCTTGCCCAGAGTCGGGATGTGAATGATCGGAGCGGTCACGCCGACAAAGTCGACATAGGCCGCGACCAACCGCTCCACTGCAGGCTGTGGCGGGAGCGGTGGGACATGGAATGCGCGTCTCACTCTCGACTTTGCAGACGAGACGGACGGCGCGGGGCCGCCAGTGACCGACGACACGGAGGGTGGGCCGCGCGTATGGGGGACATTGGCCGGGAGGGAAGGGTGGGCCGAACGCGGCGTGAGAGTCGTCTCTGGCGAAGGGTTGTACTCCTCGCGATCGTGGTCGCCAACGGCCGGTGAATCCTTACCGAAGGATCCACGGTCGCTGGGAGACTCGCCAGCGCGCACGGAGCCCGACACACTTGGTGGGCCGTTGGTGCTGGTAGAGTTGAGGAGCGTCGCACCCGTGATGGCGTGGCCCGTACGCAGGGCAGCGTCCTGGACCATGCGGGTGAGCGACGTTGCTGCGGCTCCGGTGCTCGCGGTGATCGGGTTGGAACGCAATGAGCCGCCGGGCACAATAGGCGAGCCAGAGGGCGAGtcgtggccgccgagcggcgtCTGGGGGAAGCCATACTCGGACCGGCTGCGAGCGTTTACAGACGGCGACGAGTCCCACGGTGAGCGCATAGGAGGCTCGCCATCGGGGCCCTGCAGCGCCGGGTCGATGGCCAGGCTGCCGTTGAGAGAAGCAAACGTTGCGATGGCCTGGGAAGCGTTGGATGCAATCTCGCGCTTCGTTCTGCCGACCGGATCCTGTCCCGGCGTCGAGAGGGCAGCCACCTGGGCTCTGAGCTGAGCGAcctcctgctcgagctgATGCAAGTAGCTGTGGGGATGAGCATGAGCATCCATGATCTAGACGAcaatggcgacggcgctACTCACTTTCGTGACACATTCGTTTTACTAATGGCATCGAAGCCGATGCATTCGACCTTTGCGCGTTCACAGGCCGAGCATGCCGGGAGCTTGCCGTCGCATTTTTGCTTTCGCGAGCGACAGCGGGTACATGATGAGATGGCACGGGCGACCTTGTACTGTGTCTGGTCGGGGACCGATGCAGCAGCCGAAGGCGAGCCCCGAGAGACGGAGCTGTTGCTGCGAACGGGAGGGGCTGGTTGTGAGAAGGATG encodes the following:
- the uaY gene encoding Positive regulator of purine utilization — encoded protein: MKVPTERRTSSDTSHYSPYPTSSNLPPSFSQPAPPVRSNSSVSRGSPSAAASVPDQTQYKVARAISSCTRCRSRKQKCDGKLPACSACERAKVECIGFDAISKTNVSRNYLHQLEQEVAQLRAQVAALSTPGQDPVGRTKREIASNASQAIATFASLNGSLAIDPALQGPDGEPPMRSPWDSSPSVNARSRSEYGFPQTPLGGHDSPSGSPIVPGGSLRSNPITASTGAAATSLTRMVQDAALRTGHAITGATLLNSTSTNGPPSVSGSVRAGESPSDRGSFGKDSPAVGDHDREEYNPSPETTLTPRSAHPSLPANVPHTRGPPSVSSVTGGPAPSVSSAKSRVRRAFHVPPLPPQPAVERLVAAYVDFVGVTAPIIHIPTLGKQLQRMREGTDVDESDVFVVMMVLALSTMASSRFVDPPDELRACSEAFHAEALKHLDAVFEAQSYIGLQAILLLVWYSLLNPDKGSIWFLVGLATRTCVDLGFHNSNNAQAEKLDNLEIDMRRRLFWITYKMDRLLSQSLGRPPGIPDGFIHVPMPALQHDVDIHAGSFGPLTGEACPYKAVFAHTVKLRQLQSEILNNTYGVNGMPKPKPEWFDDMFERLKDWLARSPEPRGTVSSEGYAISFHNSCLLLFRPSRGNPKPGRAALATVLASSSYIIRIYRRMQLNNRISWLWMTSHFSFMAGLSFLYAFSNLYSLGGGAGVPTLDEAMMDIESCLAVLESLSPRVPSASACHDTMRSVSQSLFQQLSKMSPPRHEVPGRLSPGGRFRGAPISSSRDDPLPNDAPFPAPLPPTTLPYELTLLDNLFLNPMSSHNKASEYTNGPKSKNCKKVCGENGLKNGEPSAASPGMPQSLPPAAFHSFGPYGIAAQVASGAAASSNNGPSWPGGQTTAQAVALGATATSSNALNELTINGILGNATPTANGGGAATPGVATNGVAADGAVVDPATTFDIFSFLMDEEGGLGQSWNALDVPADYPLWS